The Thermodesulfobacterium sp. TA1 sequence TTGATGGGTTTGGTACCATCTTACTAAAAAGGCGGTAAGGTTTAAAAACAATCCAGTCCATCCGATAACAGACCCTATAAAGCCGCCTTTTTCCCATTTAAAAATCCAATAAATAAAATAGACTAAAGCTGCCAAAAAATAAACAAAAGTAGCCAAACTAAAAATCAAACTATTTTCTGGAAATATAGTTGTTCTAAAAAACCCCAAATAAACAAATAAAGCCAGCAGAAAACCAAAAACTATATTTTTAAACCTCATTTAAAAGCCCCCTAATAAAGATATTAGATTTAAAGTATACTAAAAAAGGGCAAAAAAACAACAACTTAATAATTTTTTTAGTTTTTAAGAGATGATGTTTAACTCCTTTAAAAGAGGTAAAAGGGTATAACAAATTTCTACCCACTCCTTTTTACCTTCCTCTACTTGATCCATAAAGGTTTCTAACTCTCTGGTAAATTCTTCTGAGACGTAAGCGTTAAATCTTGAGCTTAGGTATTCATAAACTTGTTTCCCTAAGGAGGTAGGAACCAGCCCACCGGTTTTTAACTCATAAACATAATACTTGTTTAAAAGGGTAGAGACGATTTCTGCATAAGTAGAAGGCCTTCCTAATCCTCTTTTTTTCATTTCTTGAATAAGGGAGCCTTGGTTAAACAGAAAGGCTTTTGGAATTTTGGTTAAAGAGATGTTTTCTATTTTTAAAGAAGAAGAGACAGGAAAGAGCTGAGGTTTAATCCAAATTAAATCATAACCATTAAGTAGGATTTCTACTATTACTTCTTCTTCCCAGGTAAAGAAGGGGAGGTTTAGTTTAAGCGTTTTTTTTAGGACTTTGGTTTTTCTCATTTGACTTGCCAGAAACCTTCTGAAGATAAGGTCATAGATTCTAAAACTATCTTTATATTTTTTAAAAGAAAGAAGTCCATGGGCTACCCTTAGTTTTAATTCTTCTACATCCCAAGGACGGGTAGGCCTTATACCTTCATGGGCTCCTTCACTGAACCATTCTCGAGGAGAGAATAATTCTTCTCCAAAACGTTCTGAGATATAAGGCTTGGCTACTTGAAACCTTCCTACCTCTGAAATGCGAGTTGAATCTGTACGGTGATAAGTGATGAGCCCTAATTCGAAAAGTTCTTGCAGAAGGGACATGGTATAAGAGGTAGAAAATTTGAAAAAGTGGTAAGCCTCCTCTAAAATGGTATCTGTAGTGTAAGGAGGGGGAGGTGAAAACTCATCTTCTTTTTGTCCTACTAAGCTGATTTTAGCCTGAGGCAAGTGTTTTTCTATTTTTTCTGCTTCTGATTTGTCTTCAACCTCGATAGAAAAGGGATGTTGATTTATCGTAAAGTTTACTCTATATTTATATTGTTTACTTAATTTTTCTCTTTCTATAACCCAACCTAAAACCGGAGTTTGGACCCTTCCGGCAGAAAGATAATTTTTTTGGAAAACCTTCCACAGTTCTTGAGAAAGAGAAAAACCAACCCAGCGGTCAGCTAATCTTCTGGCTAATTGAGCTTTAACTCGAGGAAGGTTTATTTCTTGAGGTGCGCTTAAAGCTTGTTTTAGTGCTCTTACAGTAACCTCGTGGAATTCAAGTCTTTTTATGTTTTTTTGAAAAGGTTTAAGGTTGATGTAAAGGTCATAAGCAATCTTTTCTCCTTCAGAATCAGGGTCAGAAGCAATAAAGGTTTGGTCCGAACAAAAACTAAGCACCCTTAGCCCTTCTATGATTTCTCCTTTATCAAAGAGGTTTTCCTTTTCTTTTATCTCTTCATCATCTATGTACTGTTCTCCTTTCTCTCTATCTATTTTTATGGTGTTAAAAACAGGATAAAAATTGCCATTATCTTTTAAAACCCCAAAAATCCCTTTTTTCCTTGAAAGGTTATATATATGCCCTAAAGAGGCACAAACAGAAAGTAAGGTGTTTTCCATAGGGATTTCGTAAATCCAGAGATTATTATACCTTCTAACAGAGGGTTTTCCAAAAAAATTAGCTATCGTTTTAGCTTTGTGAGGGGACTCTACGATAAGGAGATAGTTTTTAAAATCTATTTTTTCAGCTGAAATCTTTTTTCTTTCTTCTTTTATTTTGATGTCAAGCTCGATTATTTGTTTAAAGCTTACTTCTTTTATCTCTAATTCTTCGCTCAAATAAAACTTTAGTCTTTTTTTAAGGCTGTTTAGAGCTTTCAAACTATCTACCAAAATAACCGAAATTCCAGGCATAAGCCCTTTGGTGGTAAGCCTTGAAACCCTTCCCGAAGCTTGAAGATAGGACGAGGCATTACCTACGATAAGGTTGTACCCCCCTTTTTCGTCTCTTTCTAAAAATACTTCTTCACTGGTTTTAAGTTTTTCTATAAACTCAGGATTCTGTAATTTTTCCTCTAAAAACCCTTTGATAGAAAGTACTTTTTTATATAGTCCTTCATACTTAGGCAGATCCTCTTCTTTTAAGGTTAAAAATCTCTTAAGATAGTTTACATAAGAGATGGCAGTAATTCGCTCTTCATCCTTAAAAAGAGGCATAAGGGATAAAAGAAGACTGTGTAAAAATTGAGGGGTAGCAGAAAGGGAAAAGGTTTCTCCGCTTGTAGAAAGAGGAAAGACATGTTTAGGAACCCCCAAAAATATTGCATATCTTAATATTTCAGGCAAATCCAACCCTCTCACTAAAGGATTGCCAAGATGACAAAGACCTACCGCTACCTCAACCTCCCCTTGTTTTAGTTTAGTTAAAAGTTCCTCCTCAGAGGTTTCTAAATAGGAAATAGCTTTTACTCCCATTTTTCTAAGTTCTTCGGTAAACTTTTCTACATAAGCCCTTCCATAGGATTCTTCTATAAAAATTAAACCACCCTTACCTAAGGCCTTTGCCAGTTTTATCGCCTCTTCAGAAAGCCTATGGATATCCCTTGGCTCTCCTAAATCCAAACAGGTGTCAACCACCTTTCTTAAGGTAGAAATAAACCTGGTGATTTCAAACCCAAGCAGGTTCTGAAATAGAAAGACTCTGTTAGTTCTTGGTCTTAACGTAGCAGAAGAAATGATAAGCTGTTTTTGATGGTTTCTATGGTTTTGTTTGATTTTTAAAAGCTCTGAATAGTCATCTTCCGTTTTTTCTCTTTTTAAAGCCAGCCTTATTTCTTCTTCAGAAAACCCCAACAACAAAAACAGATTGTCTACGTTTTTGCTACTTTTTAAAAAAGAGTCTACGTCATCTACAAAGATAAGAGAAAAATCTATTTTTTTTAGAACCTCAAAGTTTTTGTGCATAAAAGCTGACGTACAAATAAACACATCAAAGTTTTGTTTTTCTAAAAGTTCCTTTTCTTTTTTGTTGCCGGTATAGGCTAAAATCCTTTTTTTCTTTAAAGCGCTGGAAGAGGTTTTATCAAGGAATTCGTTTATTTTGGTTTCTACTTGATTAACTAACATTTTAGTAGGAACGATAATCAAGGCTTTTTTAGAGGTAAGAAGAGCACCTAATAGTCCAAAGGTTGATTTACCAGTACCGGTAGGCGCGATGATAGCAAAGGATTCCCCTAAGAAAAACCTTTTAGCCCAGTTTATCTGTAAAGAAGAGGGTTCAGCTTCTATGATTTCTTTAAACAGTTTTTTGAACTTGGTTACTTTTTTTTCTACCTCTCCAAAAATTTTTAGATATTTTAAGGTTTTTTCTTGGTCTAAGGTTTTACAAATCGATGTAATCGAAGGATTTGCAGGAATTTTTTCCTCAGGAAGACAAGATACACAAGGCAATCCTTTTCCTAACCTTTCATCTGAGACCATCCCCTTACAATTGGGACATCCATTATCGATAAAATACAGCATCTCTAACCCCTTATGTTTTTGTAGTTCAAAGGCTTAAAATATATATTAGATTTTAAAGGTTGTCTACTTAAATATCAAGGACTACAAAATAAACTAAATTTTTGTTGTAATCCTTATAAAATAGTTTAAATTAAACTTTATGCAGGATTTAAAGCCGATATATTTAGATTATAACGCTACTACCCCGGTTTTACCAGAGGTTTTAGAAGCCTTTAATAGATATTCTTCAGAAGAATTTGCCAATCCAAGTTCAGGACATGCTTTAGGGAAAAGGGTCAAACAATCCCTTGAAAAGTTTAGAGAGGAGGTAGCAAGTCTTTTAAACGCTTTTTCAGAAGAAATAATTTTTACCTCTGGAGGGACAGAGTCCAACCATCTTTCTTTGTTAGGAATAGCTTTAACCCAAGGGAAAGGACATGTTTTAGTAAGCGCCTTTGAACATCCTTCGGTTTTAAATCCGGTTGTTAAGCTTTTAGAAATGGGTTTTGAGGTAGATTTTATACCTGTTAATCCTCAAGGATATGTAGAGCCTGACGAGGTATTAAAAAGAATAAAAAGACATACCTTTTTAGTCTCTGTGATGTTAGCTAATAATGAGATAGGCACTATACAGCCTGTTGAAGAGATCGCTAAAATTTGTCGGGAAAGGGAAATTTTATTCCATACAGACGCTTGTCAGGCAGTGGGTAAAATCTCGGTAGATGTAAAAAAAATAGGCTGTCATCTTTTATCTTTTGCAGGTCATAAGATGTATGCCCCTAAAGGAATAGGAGGACTTTTTGTAGAAAAAGGGGTCTCTCTTTCTCCTCTTTTTTGGGGAGGTGGGCAGGAAAGAGGTATAAGACCTGGGACTGAACCGGTTGGGCTGATAGCTGCCTTGGCTAAAGCAGCAGAGATAGCTAAAAAAGACGTAAACTTTGAGGCAGAAAGGCTAAATTTTTTGAAAGAAACCCTGTATCAAGGACTTAAAGAAGTTTATCCTAATCTTTATCGTTATGGATTGCCTGAAAAGACCCTCCCGAATACTTTAACCATTTCTTTTGTAGGAAAAGACGGACGAAAGATTTTAGAAGACCTTCCAGAGATATGTGCCTCTACAGGTTCTGCTTGCCATGACCGTAAAGGTTCTAACACACTTATTGCCTTGAAGGTAAACGAAAAAATAGCCCAAGGAACTATACGGTTTTCTTTAGGAAGGTATACTACCCTTGAAGACATAGAAAGAACAATAAAATTTTTCCAAGATTATTTTGTTTAAAAGTTATATGTTTAAATGTATAGGGGAAGTTTTTTTGGTAAAACCACAGGATTTGTCTACCGAAGAAAGGGAACTATATCGAGATCTTAAGTTCGTTAACTTCATCTTTTTTAAAGAACATTTCCAAGGTGATTTCCAAGAGATATTAACCCGACTTAAATCTTTAGGAGAGTTAGGTTTTTTAGCTGTAGACCAAGAGGGAGGAAGAGTTTGCAGGATCCCCGGAGATTTTGCTTCTCCTTTAGAGATTAGTTTAGCTTATCAAAAAAGCGGGGATATATCTTTGGTAAAAAACTGGGCAAAAAGCCTGGCTAAAGCAGTTATAGAAAAGGGTCTTAACCTTAACCTTGCGCCTGTAGTAGATTTAGTAGGAGCTGAGGCAGAAGAGTTTATAAGGTCTCGCACCTTCGGTAAAGACCCTGAATTGGTTAAGCTATTAGGCGAAGTAGTAATCTCAGAACATAAAAAACTAAGGTGTTTTACTTGTGTTAAACATTTTCCTGGTTTAGATGAAGTTAACATCGACCCGCATAAAGCCCTTCCTCAAAAGGAAAAAGTTAGTCAACCTTCCTTAGAGGTTTTCCGGTTTTTTGCAGAAAAAGAAGCGCCTTTTTTGATGACCACCCATCTTGTGGTTAAAACCTTAGAAGATTTTCCGGTTACCTTTTCTTCAAAGGCTGTTAAGATGTTAAGAGAACAGCTTGGTTTTAAAGGAGGAATAGTTACTGATGATTTAAACATGGGAGCTTTAGGAAGTTGGGAACTTGCTGAAAGAATAATCCTAAGTTTGGCAAGTGGGCATAACCTACTTATCTTTTGTGGGTCTTTGAACGAATTAGCCTCCTGTTTGTTTGACATAAAAACCGAGATAGAAAAAAGCCCCACCTTAAAAGCGAGACTTTCTGAAAGTTTGTATCTGTTAAACAGACTTAAGGAGAGATTTTATGGATAGAGAGGTTGCTTATCAGGAAATAGTAGAAAAAGTAAAAGAAGCCTACATAAAGGCCTGCAAAATTCTACCCGAAGAAGTGTTGGTAGCTTTGAAAAAGGCCTTAGAGGAAGAGACAGAACCATTAGCTAAGGCGGTTTTAGAGGTTTTGATAGAAAATGCAGAGATAGCCTTAAAAGAAAACCTACCTATTTGTCAAGATACAGGGATTCCAGTAGTCTGGGTTAGGATGGGAGAAGAGGTAAAGATAGAGAACTTAGAAAAAGCTGTTAACGAAGGTCTTTTTTTAGCGTATAAAGAAGGATTGCTTAGAGCCTCTGTTTGTGAGGTTCTTACCAGAAAGAATACAGGGACCAACACCCCGGCGGTTATACATTACGAGATAGTCCCGGAAAGGGTTTTAGAAATTGAGGTTTTACCTAAGGGGTGCGGAAGTGAAAACATGAGTGCCCTTGTGATGTTGCCTCCGTCTGCTGGGGTAGAAGGTATTAAAAGGTTTGTAGTAGAAACCGTTAAAAAGGCTGGACCTAATCCCTGTCCTCCGATAACCGTAGGGGTAGGGATAGGAGGAACTTTTGAAAAAGCAGCCCTTTTAGCTAAAAGGGCTCTTTTTAGACCTTTGGGAAAGCTACATCCTAACCCTGAAATAGCCTGCTTGGAAAGAGAACTTCTCACCCAGATTAACACCCTTATGATAGGACCTTTAGGCCTAAAAGGTAAGACCACCGCCTTAGGGGTGCACATAGAAACCTATCCTTCTCACATCGCAAGCCTTCCTGTAGCGGTAAACCTTCAGTGTCATGCCTACCGAATAGCTAAAATAAAACTTTTATAAAAAGGAGCCTACATGAAACAGGTCGTTTGGGTGGTATTAAGTTTTTTAGTCCTTGTTCTTTTTAGCGGTTGTGGTAAAAAAAATCCCCCCTTACCTCCTTCTAAAAGTGTGCCTAAGGAGTTTTCCTTTGAGGTAAAACCCACAGAAGCAGGTTTTGAACTAATAATCTTTCTTCCTACAGAAACCAAAGGAGGATATCCTCTTGTAAAAATAAGCTCTCTTATCATAGAAAAAGAGGAGTTTCCTTTAGATGAGGGAAGACCTAAAATCAAAACTTATGAAATCAAACTTTCCCCTAAACTTCACTCTGCGGGTAACCTGTATGTTTATCAAGATTATCAGGTAAAACATCGTTACGGGTACCGATATCGAGTTAAGATTAAAAAAGACTTTTTGGTTAAAACTACCTGGGTTGAGTTTCCGAATACTTTGTATTGGCATAATCCTCCTCTTTTTCCGGAAAATATAACCTGTCAGGTTTTAACAGAAGATGCAGTACGTTTGATTTGGAAAAAACCAGAAAATGACATAAAAGGAATGCCTCTTGACTATCCTATTACTTATGAATTAGAGCGAACTTCAGGTCAAAAAGTGGAAACCTTTTATGTAAGAAAGGAAGAGTTTTTAGACCGGGGTTCAGCTATAAGAAAAGCTTGTTATCGGGTAAGAAGTCTTTTAAACTTTAGAGGAACTCAAATCCCAGGACCTAAGAGCCCTCCTCTTTGTTTAGACAGATAGGTTGATAAAAATAGAGAGAGGTTTCCCCGTAGGTTCTTTTGTCTTTTAAAAAAAATGAAATTGTCTTTTCAGGAAGGTTTACTTCCTTAGCTTCTTCAACCATAATTGTTGCCTCTGAGGTTAAAAGATTTAGCGGTAAGGCTTTAAGGGTTTTAAGGCTAAGCCCGGTTCTATAAGGAGGAGTAATAAACACTAAGTCAAACTTAACCTCAGGATAGTTTTTACTAAGCTTAGTAAGACCTTCCGGGAGTTTTAGCTTTAATACATAGGCCTTATCAGTAAGTTTAAATTTTTCTAAGTTTTTACGGATGAGGGATAGACTTAATTCATTAAGGTCTATAAAAAAGACCAGCTCTGCTCCTCTGGAGATGGCTTCAATTCCAAGGGCCCCTGTTCCTGCAAACAGGTCTAAAACCTTAATCCCAGAAAGGTCCTGACCTAAAAGGTCAAAAACCGATTTTCTAATCCTGCTTCTTAGCGGTCTTATTTCTAAAGTTTTAGAAGGAGGAAGAAAAAGTTTTTGGCCTTTTAAAAATCCTCCTGTAATTTTCAAAACAAAAGGTTCCTTACTTAAGGATTTCTAACCATGTTTGAGGTAACGAAAAATAATAAGGGTTTAATCCAGGATGATAATATCTACCCTGGAAGATTTGCTTAGGATTAAACCAGTCTTTAGGTTCTTTAGTAGCTAAGAAAAAGGCAATCTCTTCCCCATAACAAGGTACATAACATCTGACTATTTTTACATACGGAAACACTTGACAGATTTTAGGGTAAGCCTCTTTTATGATATGGGGAAAATAAGCCGGTAAGCTTGCCTGTTGAATAAAAACCCCATAAGATTTAAGAACTCTTAAAGCTTCTTGATAAAACTCAACGGTATATAAAGTTTTGGCTGGCCCTACAGGGTCGGTGCAATCAACTATTACTAGATCAAATTCTTCTGAAGGGCTTTCTTTTAAACCTAAGTAACCATCTTTGATAATCAGACTAACCCTTGGGTCATTATAGTCGCCTGAGATTTTAAAGAAATATTTTTGACAAAGGTTAAACACCAAGGTATCTATTTCAAATTGGATTAATTTTTTTAAGGTAGGAATTTTTTGGAGTTCTCTTAAAACTCCTCCATCCCCACCTCCTACAATTACTACTTTTTCAGGTGGGGAGGGGAGGAGACTTGCAGGAAGGTGGGTTATGGTTTCATGATAAATAAATTCATCTTTTTCCGTAAACTGAACAATACCGTCTAAAACAAAAAAATAACCCCATGAGGGGTTCTTAAAAATCTGTATTTCTTGTAATCCCTTTTCTTCAAAAACTAATTCAACTTTATAGGCATGTCCAAAGTCTTTGAAGATTTTTTCACGCCACCAAAAGTTTCCAGTCAAGTTTCTCCTCCCTCTGATAAATTATCTTCAGAAATCCCTCTTGCGAATTCAGCGATGTAAATGCTTTTAGGTTGGAGGTTGCGCTGAAGTTTAGCTAAAATCTTATGGGCTTCTTCTTTATTTTCTGCTAAAATATCTAAAGCAGAATAACCCTTTTCTGGCCAAGTGTGTATGTATACATGAGAACAACCTAAGTTTACTTGAGCAGAAACCCCAAAAGGTTGAAACTGATAGCTTATGGCAAAAACTTCTTTTTTGCTCCCATTATTAGATACCGCATCCTTTAGAGCTTGTTCTACTATTGGTGCTTCCGCCAGAAGTTCAAAAGGGGAACCCCAGAATTCAGCGATGATATGATAAGACCAGACACATCGTTTAAGCGCACCTTGCTGGGTAAGGCAGGTATTTAATCTTTCCACCTGACTAAGGGTTTGAACTGTGCTCATCACTCACCTCCTCCCAGGCAAGGTGCCCGGTATTTTATTTTTTATACCAATAAAAAAATCGGGACGGGCGGATTTGAACCGCCGACCCCCCACACCCCAAGCGGGTGCGCTTCCAAGCTGCGCTACGTCCCGATCAAAAGACAAAAATAACCTATTTCTGTTTAACCTCTATAATAAAAAAACTTTAAAAAATGTCAAGAGCCTAAGCAAAATTTTTATTTCTTTAAGTTTATAATAGGTTTTTAAGGGTTTTTAGAGGTTTATAACGGTTAATCACGGTTATTGCTTTTCTTAAGGTTCTGAATAAAATTATATTATGCTAAAACTTTTTTACTTAATAAAAGACCCCCAAAAACTGCAAGAAGTTCTTGAAAAGATCAAAAGAAAAGAGACTTTTCTTGTCCCTTTAGAAAAAATTTCAGACCTACCTTTAGAAGAAGTCGCAACATTTAAAGCTATCCTTGTGCTTGGAGGAGATGGCACTTTTTTGCGGGCTGTACCTTATGCCTACGAATATGACCTACCTTTAATAGGGGTAAACTTAGGCAATTTTGGTTTTTTAACCGAGATATGTCTAGAAGAACTACCGGTATTTTTAACTTTATTAGAAAAGGGAGAGGTTAGAATCCAAGAAAGAACGCTTTTAGAAATTACTTACGAAAACCAAACCTTTATTGCTTTAAACGAAGGGGCTATTATGAAAGGTCCTTTAGGTAAGGTCATTTATTTGAGCCTCCAGATAGAAAATTGTTTTCTTACTAACATTCCTGGGGATGGGCTGATTATTTCTACCCCCACCGGCTCTACGGCTTATAATCTTTCAGCCGGTGGTCCTGTTATCCATCCAGAAGCTAAAGTTTTTGTTTGTACCCCGATTTGTGCATTTAAAATAAACCTACGTCCTTTTGTTATCCCTGACCATTTTGAGACAGTAGTAGTTTTACATAAAAAAAGAGAAGGAAAAAACGAAGAGGTTCACCTTCTTATAGACGGACAAACTAACTTAGTAATCAGAGAAGATGAACCCCTTCGTTTTAAAAAAGCACCTAAACCTCTTAAAATCTTTAGTTTATCAGAAAAAAATTATCTTAATATACTAAAATCCAAGTTTAACTGGTAAAAAGTTTACACCTCTTCTTTTTTTAAGAGTTTAGAAGCCAGCTCTTCCTTTTTTTCTTTTAAAGTTTCTTTACTTTTTTCGATGGCCTCTTTAACTTCTTCCTTTTTAGCCTCAAGTACTTCTTTAGCTTTCGACGTAATTTCTTCAGCCTTAGATTTTAAGGTTTCAGCCTCTGTTTTAACCTTCTCTATGGCTTCGTCTACCTCTTCTTTGATTTTTTTTCTAACTTCAGCACCGCTAGCAGGGGCTAAAAGAATGGCTGCAATCCCTCCTACTATTACCCCTCCTAAAAAGGCAACTAAAACAGCTGTTTTTTTCCCTTCCATTTCTCCTCCTCCTTTTATAATTTTTGTCTTATAAACCTAACCTTTCTACTTTTTTAACTTAGGCAAAGGGAATATTTTTTTTATTTGGTATATTAGTTCTTTGGCTCCGTAAGCTAAAGAGGTTCCTTCTACATATACCTTTTTAATTTGCTGGTTTAATTGTTCTAAAACTATTTTAGAGGTTTGACCAAGTTCCGTAACTGAATTAACAACAGGGGTTAAATCATAGATAACCTTTTCGGTTAAGCCTTTGATTTGAGAAGTAGCGGATTTTATGTTTTCTAAGTTATCTTTAGTAAGCTCTAAGTTGGTTTTTACCTTATTAGAAATTTCTTTAACCTCATCTGTAATGACCTCGGTTTGGTTTTTTAAAAACCGTTCAAAATCTTTAATACTCTCACCCAACTCTTTTGCTATTTCAGGGATAATTTTTAATCCGATTAAAACTTCGTTTAAGTTGGTAATAGCCTGTTGAGCTGAGCTCAAAGTAGTTGAGGCTTTGTCTGTAGCATCTTTAAGGTTGTTTAATACAGGGCTTAATTCTTCCAATCTTGCATTTAAACGGTCTATGGTTTGGTTTACTTTATAAAGGACATAGATGGCTAATGCTGTCAATCCAGAGGCAAGTAAGATTAAAAGGTAGATCAAAGTTTCCATAGATCCTCCTTTTTTTAGGTGTTTGTATTATATGTACAATATAAGTACGAAAATTAAAAAATCCACTTTATTAAGTTGGGATAATACCTTCTAAGATAGGGATTTTTAGGCACTATCCTAAAGTTGTACTCTTTAGGTCCTGGAGCTTGGAGATAAAAGGTTTTTTGATAGACTCCAATACCATCTTTAATTTCTACCAGCCGAAGAGGTAAACTTCGTACATATTTTTCCTTTTCCTCTTCTCCTCCAACCTCACATACACAAGCTATCTCTTCTATCATCACAAACTGTATTTCTATTAATTCGGGATTTAAACCTCCTAAAAAGACTTTAGCAGAGACTGTAACCTCGTTTCCTTCTTGTAAAAAACTTTTTTCTAAGTTTTCTTCTACTTCTATAAATTTTATTTTTTCCCAAGCTTCGGTTAGTATTCTTTTTTCTTCAGCCAAAGCCTTTAAAAGAGTAAACCCCTTTTGTGAAAGCTTTTTAAACCTTTCTATGATAGGAGCGTAAAATTTATCTACGTATTCCAGCAACATCCTGTTGGTAGAAAAATTTTTACAGGCAATATACATACTTTGTTTCATCATTTTTACCCAATCCTTAGGAATACCCTCTTCGTCCCTTTCTACAAAGAGTGGATACACCTCTTTTTCTAATAGATTGTATAATTGGTTGGCCTCATAATCGTTATAAAGAGGTAAGCCTTCCTTAGGGGTGATGGCCCATCCGTTAAGACGGTTATATCCCTCTGGCCACCACCCATCAAGTACACTTAAATTTAGCACCCCATTCATCGCGGCTTTCATTCCTGAGGTTCCACAAGCTTCCATCGGTCTAAAGGGGGTATTAAGCCAAACATCTGCCCCCCAAATTAAATATCGCGCTAAATGAAGGTTATAGTTTTTTAAAAAAAAGATTTTGTTGTAAAGTTTATAGGTTTCTCTAAAAGTTAAGATTTCTTTAATGATATTTTTTCCTTCTATATCTTTAGGGTGAGCTTTACCTGCAAAAACCAGCACTATATCTTTTTCTTTGAGGAGCCTTAAAATTTTTTCTTTATGATATAGTATCAAAGAGTTCCTTTTATAAGCTGTAATCCTTCGGGCACAGCCTATGATAAGGTCTTGAGCCTTAGGAAGTTGAAAACTTTGTTTTTCTTCTTCATGTAGGTTTAACTTAAGAGCTTCTTCCTTTAATTGGTTTTTGATAAAGTTTAGAAGTCTATATTTATTTTTTTTATGGGCTTCCCAGACCTCTTCGTCAGGAATTTTTAGGATTTCATTCCAGGTTGGGTCATCAGGAGACATATAAATAAAGTTAGGTCCAAGATACTTTTTAAAAAGATTATAAAAAGGCTCGCTTAACCACCTCCAATGCACCCCATTAGTTATATAGTCTATAGGAACCTCTTCTTCCGGAAGTTCTGAAAAAAGAGAATGCCACATCTTTTTTGTGGTCCTTTGATGAAGCTTAGAAACAGCGTTAACATTAGAGGAACTGTTGATAGCTAAGGCTGGTAGCCAGAAAATTTCTGTGTTCCCTTCTAAGAACCCTTTTTTATAACACTCCGAAAGTATGGTTTTGTCTTTGGTTATTTCTACTAATTCTTCTATTTCTTCCCAGAGATATTTTTTAACCAGCTCTTTAGGAAAATGTTCATTTCCTGCAATAACCGGAGTGTGCGTAGTAAACACCGTAGTTTCTTTAATAAGCATAGTTGCTTCATCTAAAGAAAACCCCTGAGATAAAAGGTCTTTTAATCTGGCTAAAAGCACAAAAGCAGAATGTCCTTCGTTAAGATGATATATCTTGGGTTCAAGGTGTAAGGCCTTTAGAAGTTTGTACCCTCCTATACCAAGGATGATCTCTTGTTGTATTCTTTTTTCTAAGTCTCCTGGATAGAGATACCTAAGAATATTTTTAATTTCTTCAGGATTTTCAGGATGGTTAGTATCTAAAAAATAACAAGGAACCGTTCCTACTTTAATTTTCCAAACCCTTAGTTTAGCCTCTATACCCATAAGATTAACAGATAAGATAAGGGGGCTTCCGTCAGGATTTTTCACTTCATCCAAAAAGTTTAAAAACAAGTCTAAAGGATCCAGAGATTCTATTTGGGTTTTTTCTGCATGGTCTATTTCTTGTCGTAAATAACCATGTTGATAAACAAGCCCTATTCCTAACATAGGAAGACCTAAGTCCGAAGCAGACATCAAAAAGTCGCCAGCCAATACCCCTA is a genomic window containing:
- the rgy gene encoding reverse gyrase, producing MLYFIDNGCPNCKGMVSDERLGKGLPCVSCLPEEKIPANPSITSICKTLDQEKTLKYLKIFGEVEKKVTKFKKLFKEIIEAEPSSLQINWAKRFFLGESFAIIAPTGTGKSTFGLLGALLTSKKALIIVPTKMLVNQVETKINEFLDKTSSSALKKKRILAYTGNKKEKELLEKQNFDVFICTSAFMHKNFEVLKKIDFSLIFVDDVDSFLKSSKNVDNLFLLLGFSEEEIRLALKREKTEDDYSELLKIKQNHRNHQKQLIISSATLRPRTNRVFLFQNLLGFEITRFISTLRKVVDTCLDLGEPRDIHRLSEEAIKLAKALGKGGLIFIEESYGRAYVEKFTEELRKMGVKAISYLETSEEELLTKLKQGEVEVAVGLCHLGNPLVRGLDLPEILRYAIFLGVPKHVFPLSTSGETFSLSATPQFLHSLLLSLMPLFKDEERITAISYVNYLKRFLTLKEEDLPKYEGLYKKVLSIKGFLEEKLQNPEFIEKLKTSEEVFLERDEKGGYNLIVGNASSYLQASGRVSRLTTKGLMPGISVILVDSLKALNSLKKRLKFYLSEELEIKEVSFKQIIELDIKIKEERKKISAEKIDFKNYLLIVESPHKAKTIANFFGKPSVRRYNNLWIYEIPMENTLLSVCASLGHIYNLSRKKGIFGVLKDNGNFYPVFNTIKIDREKGEQYIDDEEIKEKENLFDKGEIIEGLRVLSFCSDQTFIASDPDSEGEKIAYDLYINLKPFQKNIKRLEFHEVTVRALKQALSAPQEINLPRVKAQLARRLADRWVGFSLSQELWKVFQKNYLSAGRVQTPVLGWVIEREKLSKQYKYRVNFTINQHPFSIEVEDKSEAEKIEKHLPQAKISLVGQKEDEFSPPPPYTTDTILEEAYHFFKFSTSYTMSLLQELFELGLITYHRTDSTRISEVGRFQVAKPYISERFGEELFSPREWFSEGAHEGIRPTRPWDVEELKLRVAHGLLSFKKYKDSFRIYDLIFRRFLASQMRKTKVLKKTLKLNLPFFTWEEEVIVEILLNGYDLIWIKPQLFPVSSSLKIENISLTKIPKAFLFNQGSLIQEMKKRGLGRPSTYAEIVSTLLNKYYVYELKTGGLVPTSLGKQVYEYLSSRFNAYVSEEFTRELETFMDQVEEGKKEWVEICYTLLPLLKELNIIS
- a CDS encoding glycoside hydrolase family 3 protein, whose amino-acid sequence is MVKPQDLSTEERELYRDLKFVNFIFFKEHFQGDFQEILTRLKSLGELGFLAVDQEGGRVCRIPGDFASPLEISLAYQKSGDISLVKNWAKSLAKAVIEKGLNLNLAPVVDLVGAEAEEFIRSRTFGKDPELVKLLGEVVISEHKKLRCFTCVKHFPGLDEVNIDPHKALPQKEKVSQPSLEVFRFFAEKEAPFLMTTHLVVKTLEDFPVTFSSKAVKMLREQLGFKGGIVTDDLNMGALGSWELAERIILSLASGHNLLIFCGSLNELASCLFDIKTEIEKSPTLKARLSESLYLLNRLKERFYG
- a CDS encoding cysteine desulfurase family protein, translating into MQDLKPIYLDYNATTPVLPEVLEAFNRYSSEEFANPSSGHALGKRVKQSLEKFREEVASLLNAFSEEIIFTSGGTESNHLSLLGIALTQGKGHVLVSAFEHPSVLNPVVKLLEMGFEVDFIPVNPQGYVEPDEVLKRIKRHTFLVSVMLANNEIGTIQPVEEIAKICREREILFHTDACQAVGKISVDVKKIGCHLLSFAGHKMYAPKGIGGLFVEKGVSLSPLFWGGGQERGIRPGTEPVGLIAALAKAAEIAKKDVNFEAERLNFLKETLYQGLKEVYPNLYRYGLPEKTLPNTLTISFVGKDGRKILEDLPEICASTGSACHDRKGSNTLIALKVNEKIAQGTIRFSLGRYTTLEDIERTIKFFQDYFV
- a CDS encoding fumarate hydratase → MDREVAYQEIVEKVKEAYIKACKILPEEVLVALKKALEEETEPLAKAVLEVLIENAEIALKENLPICQDTGIPVVWVRMGEEVKIENLEKAVNEGLFLAYKEGLLRASVCEVLTRKNTGTNTPAVIHYEIVPERVLEIEVLPKGCGSENMSALVMLPPSAGVEGIKRFVVETVKKAGPNPCPPITVGVGIGGTFEKAALLAKRALFRPLGKLHPNPEIACLERELLTQINTLMIGPLGLKGKTTALGVHIETYPSHIASLPVAVNLQCHAYRIAKIKLL